A single genomic interval of Microbacterium oleivorans harbors:
- a CDS encoding phosphodiesterase, translating into MRTAEYPAPERVLLHLSDTHLRAAGSQIFDRVDAAAHLRRALDAIETAALRPDGIVFTGDLVDLGEHDAYAELRDLVEPFAERLGTRIFWVMGNHDDRAGFRETLWRERPTDAVADRVDEIDGLRLITLDTSVPGAHHGEVRPHQLEWLREVLATPAPLGTILAMHHPPVPSVLPLAASVELREQSSLAAVLRGSDVRAIIAGHLHYSTFATFAGIPVSVASSTCYAQDLTVPVGGTRPQDGAQSFNFVHVYDETVVHSVVPVEAPVTLEYTDASEAQRRLAAAGIAPVSASRRSAPPTRPVHVLR; encoded by the coding sequence ATGCGAACCGCCGAGTACCCGGCACCCGAGAGGGTGCTGCTGCACCTGAGCGACACCCACCTCCGAGCCGCGGGCTCGCAGATATTCGACCGCGTCGACGCGGCAGCGCACCTGCGTCGTGCCCTCGATGCGATCGAGACCGCTGCGCTCCGCCCCGACGGCATCGTCTTCACGGGCGATCTCGTCGACCTCGGCGAGCACGACGCGTATGCGGAGCTGCGCGACCTGGTCGAGCCCTTCGCCGAGCGCCTGGGAACCCGGATCTTCTGGGTCATGGGCAACCACGACGACCGCGCCGGCTTCCGAGAGACGCTCTGGCGCGAGCGGCCGACGGATGCGGTGGCCGATCGTGTCGACGAGATCGACGGGCTCCGGCTCATCACCCTCGACACGAGCGTCCCGGGTGCGCACCACGGAGAGGTGCGGCCGCATCAGCTGGAGTGGCTGCGCGAGGTGCTCGCGACGCCGGCGCCGCTCGGCACGATCCTCGCGATGCACCACCCGCCGGTCCCGAGCGTTCTGCCGCTCGCCGCGAGCGTCGAGCTTCGGGAGCAGAGCTCTCTCGCCGCGGTGCTCCGCGGGTCGGACGTGCGCGCCATCATCGCCGGGCACCTCCACTACTCGACCTTCGCGACCTTCGCCGGCATCCCGGTCTCGGTCGCCTCGTCGACGTGTTACGCGCAGGACCTCACGGTGCCGGTGGGTGGCACCCGGCCCCAGGACGGCGCCCAGTCGTTCAACTTCGTGCACGTGTACGACGAGACCGTCGTGCACTCGGTCGTGCCCGTCGAGGCGCCGGTCACGCTCGAGTACACCGACGCGAGCGAGGCGCAGCGACGGCTGGCCGCCGCGGGCATCGCTCCGGTCAGCGCTTCACGCCGGAGCGCACCGCCGACGCGTCCCGTACACGTGCTTCGCTGA
- the rsmA gene encoding 16S rRNA (adenine(1518)-N(6)/adenine(1519)-N(6))-dimethyltransferase RsmA codes for MPVTLLGASEIRSLAADLDVTPTKKLGQNFVVDANTVRKIVQAARVQAGERVVEIGPGLGSLTLAILETGASVTAVEIDHRLAARLPLTAERHGVEPGMLAVVDADALRVTELPGDPRVLVANLPYNVSVPVLLHFLETFPDLERGVVMVQAEVGERLAAAPGSKIYGSPSVKAAWYGRWRLAGTVSRQVFWPVPNVDSVLVGFERDAEPRGDDDLRRRTFSVVDAAFGQRRKMLRQAVAPLFGGTAATSSAALEAVGIDPTLRGEQLTIDDFVRLAASVH; via the coding sequence ATGCCTGTGACCCTGCTCGGCGCCTCCGAGATCCGCTCGCTCGCGGCCGACCTCGATGTCACGCCGACGAAGAAGCTCGGGCAGAACTTCGTCGTCGACGCCAACACCGTCCGCAAGATCGTGCAGGCCGCGCGGGTGCAGGCGGGGGAGCGCGTGGTCGAGATCGGCCCCGGGCTCGGCTCGCTCACCCTCGCGATCCTCGAGACCGGGGCGAGCGTGACGGCCGTCGAGATCGACCATCGGCTGGCCGCGCGGCTTCCCCTCACGGCCGAGCGTCACGGGGTCGAGCCGGGCATGCTCGCGGTCGTCGACGCCGATGCGCTGCGGGTGACCGAGCTTCCCGGCGATCCGCGGGTGCTCGTGGCCAACCTGCCGTACAACGTCAGCGTTCCGGTGCTGCTGCACTTCCTCGAGACCTTCCCGGATCTCGAACGCGGGGTCGTGATGGTCCAGGCCGAGGTGGGCGAGCGCCTGGCCGCCGCCCCCGGTTCGAAGATCTACGGCTCCCCGAGCGTCAAGGCCGCCTGGTATGGCCGTTGGCGCCTGGCGGGCACGGTCTCGCGCCAGGTGTTCTGGCCGGTGCCGAATGTCGACAGCGTGCTCGTGGGATTCGAGCGGGACGCCGAGCCGCGGGGCGACGACGATCTCCGTCGGCGCACGTTCTCGGTCGTCGACGCGGCATTCGGGCAGCGACGCAAGATGCTCCGCCAAGCCGTCGCCCCGCTGTTCGGGGGCACGGCGGCAACCTCGTCCGCCGCGCTCGAAGCCGTCGGCATCGACCCGACGCTGCGCGGAGAGCAGCTGACGATCGACGATTTCGTGCGGCTGGCGGCATCCGTTCACTGA
- the hemL gene encoding glutamate-1-semialdehyde 2,1-aminomutase, whose translation MTRNDDLFERARAVIPGGVNSPVRAFGSVGGTPRFFVSAAGPLVTDAEGRDYVDLVASWGPALVGHAHPEVIAAVVEAAGRGLSFGASTPAETELAEEIRRRVPIAERIRLVSTGTEATMTAIRLARGATGRDLLVKFSGHYHGHSDGLLAQAGSGLATLALPGSAGVPAAIAAQTLVVPYNDQAALDAVFAEHGDRIAAVITEAAGANMGVVPPAPGFTRFLRELTRRHGSLLISDEVLTGFRSGPSGYWGVLREAGEDVAPDLLAFGKVVGGGLPVAAIAGRAEIMELLAPLGPVYQAGTLSGNPVAVAAGLATLRLADADVYARIGHAADVVASATSAALDEAGVPHVVQTAGTLFSVFFGASVAGGVPDYETATTQDTAAYAAFFHAMLDAGVSLPPSAFEAWFLTAAHDDAALERIVRALPAAARAAAAATRA comes from the coding sequence ATGACGCGCAACGACGACCTGTTCGAGCGGGCACGCGCCGTCATCCCCGGCGGGGTGAACTCGCCCGTCCGGGCGTTCGGCTCCGTAGGCGGCACGCCCCGCTTCTTCGTGTCGGCGGCCGGGCCGCTGGTCACCGACGCCGAAGGCCGCGACTACGTCGACCTCGTCGCCAGCTGGGGGCCCGCCCTCGTCGGACACGCGCACCCCGAGGTGATCGCGGCCGTCGTCGAGGCCGCGGGGCGGGGCCTGTCGTTCGGTGCGTCCACGCCGGCCGAGACCGAGCTGGCCGAGGAGATCCGCCGACGGGTGCCCATCGCCGAACGCATCCGGCTCGTCTCGACCGGCACGGAGGCGACCATGACGGCGATCCGGCTCGCGCGCGGCGCGACCGGGCGCGACCTGCTGGTGAAGTTCTCCGGCCATTACCACGGTCACTCCGACGGACTGCTGGCTCAGGCCGGTTCGGGGCTGGCGACTCTCGCACTGCCCGGGTCGGCGGGGGTCCCCGCTGCCATCGCGGCGCAGACACTCGTGGTGCCCTACAACGACCAGGCGGCACTCGATGCGGTCTTCGCCGAGCACGGCGACCGCATCGCCGCCGTGATCACCGAGGCCGCGGGGGCGAACATGGGCGTGGTGCCCCCCGCACCGGGCTTCACGCGTTTCCTGCGCGAGCTCACGCGTCGACACGGCTCCCTCCTGATCAGCGACGAGGTGCTCACCGGGTTCCGCTCCGGTCCCTCGGGCTACTGGGGCGTGCTGCGCGAGGCGGGCGAGGACGTCGCCCCCGACCTGCTGGCATTCGGCAAGGTCGTCGGCGGGGGTCTGCCCGTGGCCGCGATCGCGGGGCGCGCCGAGATCATGGAGCTCCTCGCGCCCCTGGGGCCCGTGTACCAGGCCGGCACGCTCTCGGGGAACCCCGTCGCCGTCGCCGCAGGGCTCGCCACGCTCCGGCTCGCCGATGCCGACGTCTACGCCCGCATCGGCCACGCCGCCGACGTGGTCGCGTCCGCGACGTCCGCGGCCCTGGACGAGGCGGGCGTGCCGCACGTCGTCCAGACCGCGGGCACGCTGTTCAGCGTCTTCTTCGGCGCCTCGGTCGCCGGGGGAGTTCCCGACTACGAGACGGCGACGACGCAGGACACGGCCGCGTACGCCGCGTTCTTCCACGCGATGCTCGACGCGGGCGTGTCGCTGCCGCCGTCGGCCTTCGAGGCCTGGTTCCTCACCGCCGCCCACGACGACGCCGCGCTCGAGCGCATCGTACGCGCGCTTCCCGCTGCCGCCCGCGCCGCGGCCGCGGCGACCCGGGCCTGA
- the hemB gene encoding porphobilinogen synthase — MSTFPERRLRRTRRTPAMRRLSTEHHLDAAQLVLPVFVKEGIDAAQPIASMPGVMQHPLADIATVVSDAAEAGVGGIMLFGVPAVRDAQGSGAVAEDGILNRAIRVARDAARGAITVQADLCLDEFTDHGHCGLLAADGSVDNDATLEVYARMAVAQARAGAEVLGLSGMMDGQVAVIRAALDAAGHSDVALLAYSAKYASAFYGPFRDAVESTLQGDRRTYQLDPANGREGVAEAMQDIAEGADYVMVKPAGPYLDVLARVADAATVPVWAYQVSGEYAMIELAARAGAIDRDRAIGESLIGIRRAGADVILTYWAREVAGWLRSGKDLA; from the coding sequence ATGAGCACCTTCCCCGAGCGCCGCCTGCGCCGCACGCGCCGAACTCCCGCGATGCGCCGCCTCTCGACCGAGCACCACCTCGACGCAGCGCAGCTCGTGCTCCCCGTCTTCGTCAAGGAGGGCATCGACGCGGCACAGCCGATCGCGAGCATGCCCGGGGTGATGCAGCATCCGCTCGCCGACATCGCGACGGTCGTCAGCGACGCGGCCGAGGCCGGCGTCGGCGGCATCATGCTGTTCGGTGTGCCCGCGGTGCGCGACGCCCAGGGCTCGGGCGCGGTCGCCGAGGACGGCATCCTGAACCGTGCGATCCGCGTCGCTCGGGATGCCGCGCGCGGCGCGATCACGGTGCAGGCGGATCTCTGCCTCGACGAGTTCACCGACCACGGACACTGCGGCCTGCTCGCCGCCGACGGCTCGGTCGACAACGACGCCACGCTCGAGGTGTACGCCCGCATGGCGGTGGCCCAGGCGCGCGCCGGCGCCGAGGTGCTCGGCCTGTCGGGGATGATGGACGGCCAGGTCGCGGTGATCCGCGCGGCTCTCGACGCCGCCGGGCACAGCGATGTCGCGCTGCTCGCCTACTCCGCGAAGTACGCCTCGGCCTTCTACGGCCCCTTCCGCGACGCCGTCGAATCCACCCTGCAGGGCGACCGCCGCACCTATCAGCTCGACCCCGCCAACGGGCGCGAGGGCGTCGCCGAGGCGATGCAGGACATCGCGGAGGGCGCCGACTACGTCATGGTCAAGCCCGCCGGTCCCTACCTCGACGTGCTCGCCCGCGTCGCGGACGCGGCGACGGTGCCGGTGTGGGCGTACCAGGTGTCGGGGGAGTACGCGATGATCGAGCTCGCCGCGCGCGCAGGTGCGATCGACCGGGACCGTGCGATCGGCGAGTCGCTGATCGGCATCCGCCGTGCCGGTGCCGACGTCATCCTCACATACTGGGCACGCGAAGTGGCGGGCTGGCTCCGCTCCGGAAAGGACCTCGCATGA